A section of the Cryobacterium soli genome encodes:
- a CDS encoding exodeoxyribonuclease III yields the protein MRIATWNVNSIRARVDRVVDWMVREDIDVLAMQEIKCKPEQFPAQAFEDAGYELAVHGLSQWNGVAFASRHEMTDVATAFPEMPGFLKGEEGPGLPLEARALGVTVNDMRLWSLYVPNGRSLDDPHYVYKLDWLARLKTHAVDELTRNPKLAMALMGDWNVAPLDSDVGDPTLIPGVSTHISPAERSAFEAFEAAGFTDVVRPIVPEGFTYWDYKALRFPRNEGLRIDFILGSPAFGELVTDASIHRDERKGDAPSDHVPVLVDLETEDEDDDRPMIF from the coding sequence ATGCGCATCGCCACCTGGAACGTCAACTCCATCCGTGCCCGCGTCGACCGGGTGGTCGACTGGATGGTGCGGGAGGACATCGACGTGCTCGCCATGCAGGAGATCAAGTGCAAGCCCGAGCAGTTCCCGGCACAGGCGTTCGAAGACGCCGGCTACGAGCTGGCCGTGCACGGCCTCAGCCAGTGGAACGGCGTCGCGTTCGCCAGCCGCCACGAGATGACGGATGTGGCCACCGCGTTCCCCGAGATGCCCGGCTTCCTCAAGGGTGAAGAGGGCCCCGGGCTGCCGCTGGAGGCCCGCGCGCTCGGCGTCACCGTGAACGACATGCGGCTGTGGAGCCTCTACGTGCCCAACGGCCGCTCGCTCGACGACCCGCACTACGTGTACAAGCTGGACTGGCTGGCCCGGTTGAAGACCCACGCCGTCGACGAACTGACCCGCAACCCGAAGCTGGCGATGGCGCTGATGGGCGACTGGAACGTGGCCCCGCTGGACTCCGATGTGGGCGACCCGACCCTCATTCCCGGCGTCTCCACGCACATCTCGCCGGCAGAGCGCAGCGCCTTCGAGGCGTTCGAGGCGGCGGGCTTCACCGACGTGGTGCGCCCGATCGTGCCTGAGGGGTTCACCTACTGGGACTACAAGGCGCTGCGGTTCCCGCGCAATGAGGGCCTGCGCATCGACTTCATCCTCGGCTCGCCGGCGTTCGGCGAGCTGGTGACGGATGCGAGCATCCACCGCGATGAGCGCAAGGGCGACGCGCCCAGCGACCACGTGCCCGTGCTCGTGGACCTCGAGACCGAGGACGAGGACGACGACCGCCCGATGATCTTCTAG
- a CDS encoding TIGR03557 family F420-dependent LLM class oxidoreductase, giving the protein MSELQIGYAAMLEQFAPAEAVALSAYAEEHGFSGVMAADHFQPWVPAQGESSFVWSVLAAIGERTKGDMGPGVTAPTFRWHPAMVAQASATLASMYPGRHWLGLGSGEALNEHIVGGYWPEAPERINRMFEAIEIISKLFAASIAGKDVKHSGQFYKLESTRLWTMPEVAPEILVATAGPVTAKRAGRHADGLITVGAPLEKISMLFGKFDDGAREAGKDPSTMPKVLQLHMSWAETDEEAMRNALHEWPNGGMKFPKGDIRSPFEFEQMAKMVRPEDFEGRMIISADPDEHRAYIQKFVDLGFDKIYLHNVGRNQRQWIDVFGRDVLPKLAR; this is encoded by the coding sequence ATGTCGGAATTGCAGATCGGTTACGCGGCCATGTTGGAGCAGTTCGCCCCCGCCGAGGCGGTGGCCCTGTCGGCGTATGCGGAGGAACACGGGTTCTCCGGCGTCATGGCGGCGGACCACTTCCAGCCGTGGGTGCCCGCCCAGGGCGAATCCTCGTTCGTGTGGAGCGTGCTCGCCGCGATCGGCGAGCGCACCAAGGGCGATATGGGCCCGGGCGTCACCGCGCCCACGTTCCGCTGGCACCCGGCCATGGTGGCGCAGGCCTCCGCCACGCTCGCCTCGATGTACCCGGGACGGCACTGGCTGGGGCTGGGCTCCGGTGAGGCGCTCAACGAGCACATCGTCGGCGGCTACTGGCCCGAAGCGCCCGAGCGGATCAACCGCATGTTCGAGGCCATCGAGATCATCTCCAAGCTGTTCGCCGCGTCGATCGCCGGTAAGGACGTCAAGCACTCCGGCCAGTTCTACAAGCTCGAATCCACCCGGCTGTGGACCATGCCGGAGGTGGCGCCGGAGATCCTCGTGGCCACCGCCGGCCCGGTCACGGCCAAGCGCGCCGGCCGGCACGCCGACGGCCTCATCACTGTGGGCGCCCCGCTCGAGAAGATCTCGATGCTCTTCGGCAAGTTCGACGACGGCGCCCGCGAAGCAGGCAAGGACCCGTCGACCATGCCCAAGGTGCTGCAGCTGCACATGAGCTGGGCCGAGACCGACGAAGAGGCCATGCGCAACGCACTGCACGAATGGCCCAACGGCGGCATGAAGTTTCCCAAGGGCGACATCCGCTCACCGTTCGAGTTCGAGCAGATGGCCAAGATGGTGCGCCCGGAGGACTTTGAAGGCCGCATGATCATCTCGGCGGACCCCGACGAGCACCGTGCCTACATCCAGAAGTTCGTCGACCTGGGCTTCGACAAGATCTACCTGCACAACGTGGGCCGCAACCAGCGCCAGTGGATCGACGTCTTCGGCCGCGACGTGCTGCCGAAGCTCGCCCGGTAG